From Orcinus orca chromosome 3, mOrcOrc1.1, whole genome shotgun sequence, a single genomic window includes:
- the PCDHAC1 gene encoding LOW QUALITY PROTEIN: protocadherin alpha-C1 (The sequence of the model RefSeq protein was modified relative to this genomic sequence to represent the inferred CDS: inserted 1 base in 1 codon; deleted 1 base in 1 codon), whose product MVGWRVAVLCLWVSCGSAAGQLEYSVSEETERGVAVGNVAQDLRLSAAALSLRNFRFLSSHGEPYFEVDLASGSLVVREPADRERLCGDKAACVLTYELVLEDPLELHKIHVHVLDTNDNSLHFPAGDVQLHIPEFLMPXARFTLPNAQDANEGSNGVLSYSLSPSQHFRLDMGSCRVDGSEYPELVLEKGLDQEQRATHRLVLTSRDGGPPARSGDAQVTVVVVDTNDNAPVFERSVYRTKVPETAPNGTVLFRVQASDPDEGSNGEIRYSLSNSTQAKLRHHFHVHPRNGEVRVAASLGPPETLLEAYIEARDEGAFGLASTTKLLVEVTDVNDHDPEVNLPTFSSPVSEDTAAGTVIALLSERDEDLGPNGKVVCSMSTGGPFKLKASFDNYYSLLTDGPLDREQVSEYQVLITALDGGSPPLSTRRTLTVSVADVNDNTPNFPQPKQELLVAENNGPGASLGCVFAQDPDLGKNGVIFYELLDIISEGQAASNLVAVDSSSGAITAKISFDFEQLRECHFQVEAQDGGIPPRSGTVTVNLFVVDRNDKPPVILFPLPRNGSVPVEIVPRSARTGHLVTKVVAEDADSGSNAWLSYHISQASDSSLFRISANMGELHTARLVLPTDAVKQRVVVVVQDHRDPSLSTSVTLGVLLSNSVRRVLPDFEDGWEKGGHLSAQNLYLVIALACISFLFLGCLLFFVSSKLSQIPRCCSQSCCRSPEELRYGSKMALNPCMTSATIDVTTVERLSQTYLCRASLGLGSNNNSLLLRGEYSAADLRNLASGIGLNVPISCIQIHNRKGDHANVNAVVSKFYGI is encoded by the exons atggtggGCTGGAGGGTGGCGGTTCTATGTTTGTGGGTCTCCTGCGGCTCTGCAGCGGGACAGCTCGAATACTCCGTGTCGGAGGAGACCGAACGGGGCGTAGCCGTAGGCAATGTTGCCCAGGACTTGAGGCTGTCAGCGGCCGCTCTGTCCTTGCGGAACTTTCGCTTCCTTTCCAGCCACGGCGAGCCCTACTTCGAGGTCGATCTGGCCAGCGGAAGCTTGGTGGTCAGAGAGCCGGCGGATCGCGAACGGCTGTGCGGGGACAAAGCTGCCTGCGTCCTGACCTATGAGCTGGTGCTGGAGGACCCGCTGGAGCTGCACAAGATTCACGTTCACGTCCTGGACACCAACGACAACTCGCTTCACTTCCCTGCCGGCGACGTGCAGTTGCACATTCCCGAGTTCCTGATGC GAGCCCGTTTTACTCTCCCTAATGCCCAAGATGCCAACGAGGGAAGCAATGGGGTGCTAAGCTACAGCCTGAGCCCCAGCCAGCACTTTCGCCTGGACATGGGGTCGTGC CGGGTCGACGGCAGCGAATACCCGGAGTTGGTATTGGAGAAAGGGCTGGATCAGGAGCAGCGTGCCACCCACCGGCTGGTGCTCACCTCCCGGGACGGCGGGCCGCCGGCGCGCTCCGGAGACGCACAAGTCACCGTCGTCGTGGTGGACACAAACGACAATGCACCTGTATTTGAGCGCTCAGTATACCGCACCAAGGTGCCAGAGACTGCACCCAACGGGACTGTGTTATTCCGAGTTCAAGCCTCGGACCCGGATGAAGGCTCCAATGGGGAAATCCGGTACTCCTTAAGCAATAGCACGCAGGCAAAGCTGCGACACCACTTTCACGTGCACCCTAGAAATGGGGAAGTGCGGGTAGCTGCTTCACTAGGTCCGCCTGAAACGCTGTTGGAGGCATACATCGAGGCGAGGGATGAAGGCGCCTTCGGTCTAGCCAGCACCACCAAACTGCTGGTGGAAGTGACTGATGTGAACGATCACGATCCCGAGGTGAACCTCCCCACTTTCTCCAGTCCAGTTTCCGAGGACACCGCCGCTGGCACAGTGATTGCTCTCCTTAGTGAAAGGGATGAGGACCTTGGTCCCAATGGTAAGGTTGTTTGTAGCATGTCCACTGGAGGCCCTTTTAAGCTGAAGGCTTCCTTTGACAACTACTACAGCTTGCTGACTGATGGGCCGTTGGACCGGGAGCAGGTCAGTGAATACCAGGTCCTGATCACCGCCTTAGATGGTGGCTCGCCCCCACTTAGCACCCGCAGGACACTGACTGTGTCAGTTGCTGATGTGAACGACAATACACCAAACTTTCCTCAACCGAAACAGGAACTTCTTGTGGCTGAAAACAATGGCCCTGGGGCCTCCCTAGGATGTGTGTTTGCCCAGGACCCAGATCTGGGGAAGAATGGCGTCATCTTTTATGAGCTGTTGGATATTATCTCTGAAGGGCAGGCAGCCTCTAACTTGGTGGCAGTAGATTCCTCCAGTGGGGCTATCACTGCCAAAATTTCCTTTGACTTTGAGCAGCTCAGGGAGTGTCACTTCCAAGTGGAAGCCCAGGATGGTGGCATTCCTCCCAGAAGTGGAACAGTGACTGTGAACTTGTTTGTGGTAGACAGGAACGACAAGCCTCCAGTCATCTTGTTTCCCTTGCCCAGAAATGGCTCTGTCCCAGTGGAAATTGTGCCCCGCTCTGCCAGAACAGGACACCTGGTCACAAAAGTGGTAGCAGAGGATGCAGACAGTGGCTCCAATGCTTGGCTTTCTTACCACATCTCTCAGGCTTCTGACTCGAGCCTTTTTAGAATTTCAGCCAATATGGGAGAGCTCCATACTGCTCGCTTAGTTCTTCCCACTGATGCAGTTAAACAGAGGGTGGTGGTAGTGGTTCAGGACCATAGAGACCCATCACTTTCCACCTCTGTCACACTGGGCGTTCTGTTGAGCAACTCTGTCCGTCGGGTCCTTCCAGACTTTGAAGATGGCTGGGAAAAAGGCGGGCACCTTTCTGCCCAGAACCTGTATTTAGTAATTGCCCTGGcctgtatttcctttttatttctggggTGCTTACTTTTCTTTGTGAGCAGCAAGTTGAGCCAGATCCCACGTTGTTGCTCTCAGAGCTGCTGTCGCTCTCCAGAGGAGTTGAGATATGGGAGCAAGATGGCTTTGAATCCTTGCATGACATCTGCCACAATAGATGTCACCACAGTCGAAAGACTTTCTCAGACCTACCTCTGTCGGGCCTCTCTGGGACTTGGTTCTAACAATAACAGTTTGCTGTTGCGTGGGGAATACAGTGCTGCTGACCTGAGAAATTTGGCCTCTGGGATAGGACTGAATGTGCCAATATCCTGTATTCAAATTCACAATAGGAAAGGGGATCATGCAAATGTCAATGCCGTGGTAAGCAAATTTTATGGGATTTGA